One Candidatus Korarchaeota archaeon NZ13-K DNA segment encodes these proteins:
- a CDS encoding nucleotidyltransferase domain-containing protein yields the protein MGVVNRERLVEALRRAAERHPEIKLMYLFGSYAEGRAMPASDIDVAVVASKPSIISHVVAEVAKELQISEEKISVLDLEYASPALVASILKKGVKIVDRGN from the coding sequence GTGGGAGTCGTCAACAGGGAGAGGCTCGTCGAGGCGCTTAGGAGGGCTGCGGAGAGGCACCCGGAGATAAAGCTCATGTACCTCTTCGGGAGCTACGCTGAAGGGAGGGCGATGCCCGCGAGTGATATAGATGTAGCCGTTGTAGCGTCGAAGCCCAGTATCATCTCCCACGTGGTGGCGGAGGTTGCGAAGGAGCTCCAGATCTCTGAGGAGAAGATCTCTGTTCTCGACTTAGAGTACGCTTCGCCAGCACTCGTGGCGAGCATTCTGAAGAAGGGGGTCAAGATAGTGGATAGGGGGAATTAG
- a CDS encoding nucleotidyltransferase, protein MVLRVVEAIRRHIPDARIILFGSRARGDALKESDIDLIVVSKAFEGVGFTDRATYILKILWREGALPPVDVDLLCYTPEEFEEMKKRISIVSEALKYGVEL, encoded by the coding sequence ATGGTTCTGAGGGTCGTGGAGGCGATCAGGAGGCACATACCGGACGCTAGGATAATACTCTTCGGATCCAGGGCGCGGGGAGACGCGCTGAAGGAGTCTGACATAGACCTCATCGTGGTTTCCAAGGCCTTTGAGGGGGTGGGCTTCACGGACAGAGCCACGTACATACTGAAGATTCTGTGGAGGGAGGGGGCTCTGCCGCCCGTAGACGTAGACCTCCTCTGCTACACGCCGGAGGAATTCGAGGAGATGAAGAAGAGGATAAGCATAGTGAGCGAAGCGCTGAAGTACGGAGTAGAACTCTAA